cttcatttAAGCTTTATATATGtttatggtaaagtatttaaaatgaagcttatgtctctatctttcgtaagacatataaaacatatgtgcttattaacgaatttacatgAAATAAGCATTAttctgagagagagagttgtTCTGTTGATCAGTCTGtgtggggtcggagctcggcgattattaaaacacatatatttttattaaaacttcatatatatctatggtaaattatttaaaatgaagcttatatttctatctttcttaagacatataaaacattttgtttattaacgaatttatgtgaaataagcagtgttctgagagagagagagttactccgtcgctcgatctgtgcgggatcTGAGCTCGGtgattataaaaatacacgtatctttgCTTTAAATTCAAATATGCCCATGATaaggtatttaaaatgaagcttatgtttctatctttcttgagacatataaaacttaCGCTTATTaacgaatctgcgtgaaataagcattgttttgagatgaatattgcggatttccagCTCTACGAgcgatgaaaaatgcaacttccATACAGCTACAAATATCTtcagttttactttaaattttatcCTGGAAGAGTTTTCACATATAGAACctgtttctgccgttcttctaaCATAAAAAGATCTTTGGTTCAttagttatcaagatgttttcaacaatattattagggcgttcaccgattccaacATGGGTGACCCctttggaaacgcaacacatgggttgacccgattgacagACTGGTCATATTGTAACAGGGTCTGAGAAAGTTTGCTCGGGTGAGCAGCGTCACTTGACGGTTTTCATTTGCCGTCTTGCTTTGTTTTCATACTGGAATTCCAGTTCAGTAGGGTGCATACATCTAGTTTCGTCGTCGCCCTTAAAtcatcagcaacaacaacagtgaagtTGGTCTCCGACGTTAGTGTACAGTAACAAACTTGtgtactgccaacaaactcaccctccaacccgctctcgcataaggcagcacatatatgacttaatgcttaaagttgtGGAGGCGGTCGCCTAGGGGCTATGGCTGACCAACCACGTGGTAATCGACATACAATAGAATGTGTAGAAAATGGGGGAAACAGCGGCTCACCTTGGGCTGAAGTCTTCTCCCAGGgttgctgaagcaatacgacggcttctaggGGCGAGGTCCAAGGGTAGCTGGCCAATATGGGGTACTGGATAACCACAGTCCAGGGGGCGGTGCTTACAGGTCCGTTCTCGGTCAGGTGCGGTTCTCGTCTGCCCTCCTTCTCGCCTCCAGGCATGCGCGCGGGTGATGCGCAGAGGCACGGTGACGAGCTGCCGCCCGCCAATCAGGAGCGGCTAATCTAAAAAGTTACCCTGGCGGGTATTTTGAATATGgttccctccacactccccccGTCTCTATAAAGTAAGGGGTGTATTGGAAATTAATATAACTTAAACTGTTCCTTTCGTGGATGCACCCACCACTGGCTTCAATTGAGGAGTGGAATGGTGTGTATGGTAATGGAATGGAATGTCTGGTTTTAATTGAAAAAGAATATTGTCATTGGTTTATTATTTACACATGTACACTTTACTTTTTATTaagtataaaattatatattctaTTGGCATGCAAGTACTTCCTTGCATCCTTTTTATttgtattaaattaaatattattttccttttctatatttataatattatttatattcacattttgtacaatcacactacactacactttataattttttttttatttttttttcttcttctttcctTTATTGTTTCTTTTGCACAGGTTTGAACAGCCTCCGACCGTTCGCAGTAGTAACTTCTGCTAGGAGTGCGATGTCCACGTTCAACCATTGTGCAATATATATTCCCACGTCCCCGACGTATACGGGTGAGATAAGCGGGGTGGTCCCTGCCTCAATGATCACAGGTGCCGCCGACTCCAGAAGTAAGCGCTCTTTCGGTATGGCCGTCAATACATCTAATGGCCGGTTCACGGGCTGTTCCCCAACATATAGACTGAAATATGCATTTGGGAAAAAACTGAGCCATTTTCGAACTGTCTGTCCCGACCCAGCAAAACCTCGTAAATGCATGGGTTGGGCTGATCCGCAGAATTCCTGCAGGTCCATGAGCGCTGTACAGAAAATTAAATCTGAGGTATCCCCTCGTTTGGGGCGTAGGGAGATGACTAGGGGTCGCCTCACCGAGGCATATTGAAGAGCGTGCCGGAAAACGTCTTTCTGTATTTTCCTTTCTCAAAGGAACAAATACTATAAAACAAATAATATAAAATGAAGAACACTAAAATGAGACAGTAATAGCAAATAAcaattgaaaaataaaaaaaaacagtaaattattttaataatataattacactAAAGTTAATTACTAAAGTTATACTAgaacaaaaatgaggtagattatttagagatacactcaggtacactgaaCGATAAGAGTTAAAAGTTAAAAGTAAAAAATAACAGAAAAACTATAAAACTATAAAATtgcttaattaattaaataaaaaactATAAACTATAAAATTGCTTAGTTATGATCCTACAATTAGTatgaaattaagaaagcaaaacAATTAACTCAATTAATTGCAATTAATGActaatataaatcaaattacaattaaatttaaagaatttaaagataacagagTAAGATTATACATGAGtaagattttactatgatactgaggtagatgcttacatgAGAACATAGAGACTATACTGATTTGATAAGTTAGgaacttattttatttatatttattatatatttgttttcTTCTTGGATGAGAGAGCATTATTAGACCAGCAGAGCAGAAGACAGTACCTTGAACAAGGTTAGGCAAGGCTCAGTCGCATATGAGTTAATTTCAGTATTGCCATTGGAAGGATTCTGGTTTTCAGATATGCCACAGTCATGAAAGagggccagtagttgttggtcacactatatttcatatatttttcctGTTCTTTGCAATGAttattccattcctagtgtaacaCATTGATAacacttgttttttttttttgcgaatTTGACGAGGTCTGTAGAGAAGGTATCCGCGCTgtttggtaaggcactcatttataCAAATGTTAGTCCTTTGCTTAGCTGCTGATTGCATGAGGTCATACTTAGCAGCCGGATTAGCAAGTTTGATAAGCATTCTATTAGTGCTGCGGGGACTGTTTATATCTATCCTGAcagctgatttgatatcaacgTTGACATTGATCTTTGACTTAATTAGTTCACTGGCtacatcttatcttgagattatcttgagatgatttcggggctttagtgtcccagcggcctggTCCTCaagcaggtctccacccccaggaagcagcccgtgacagctgactaatacccaggtacctattttactgctaggtaacaggggcatagggtgaaagaaactctgcccattgtttcttgctggcgcccgggatcgatcctgggaccacaggatcacaagtccagcgtgctgtccgctcggccgaccggctccctcccgacCGGCAATCAATAAGAAAACCActaggctcctgtggattttctctgACAGAGCCAgaatgcatggggggggggggagaaattgtGAGAAACCCCGGTCTGGCTCCTGTGGAAGCCTCGGGAATCCCAGTGAgtgcagtagtaccccaggttgcaattattttgaCCATGTTTGACCATGTTTGACCATGActctaccagtctccgtggtgtagtggtaagacactcgcctggcgttcgctATGTCATGGATTCGAATCCTAGCCGGAttcggattcgaacccatgacatagcgcctgGCGAGCGCTATGCCATGGGTTcgtgtcctggccggggaggatttactgagcgcaatttcttaactgtagcctctgtttaacgcaacagtaaaatgtgtacttggatgaaaaaacgattcttcgcggcaggggatcgtattccagggacctgcccgaaacgttacgcgtactagtggctgtacaagaatgtaacaactcttgtatatatctcaaaaaaaaaaaatgttgtggcATAGTCTTTTAGAGAACACCCAGGGCACAGGCCCGAATCCCTACCACGGCTCCTGTGGACTTTCTCAATAATATTAATGAAATATTGCTTGTCATCGCAAATAAAAAGTCCAAAGTAACTGCAgcaattaatactaaataattgCCAAAATCATGTTTACATtactatatttatatttacatgtttaTATTACAACATTACAGCAgatctcaccttgttgttcatctggTAGATCAGCAGagttaattatcagggagtcgtaATGTTGCTGTTGCTCTAGGTCGTCTTCAGAGGCCGCCTGGTGCATCTGGAGGAGAATTATTTGCTTTTCCAGTTTTTGAAGGATGTCggtttatcctggttgggttccctcggtcataatattggttatttgtaaaaaattgtaaaaaattagattcttgagtgccaaaactaaaaattcttgttttccgctgaacggttgtgtgttagcctagggtccagctcatctagcaaaggatttatttttactgactggacacctagttggatctcttcacgattgaggtaagtgtggccttgtgttaggggccgtgcaaatttttgttttttccaatttttatttttttaattttttctttggctaggaggTAAATTAATGAGTGATGGaggctaaaatgcaggaactggcaaaggatcCTTCAGTGTTAGAGATTAAGAAGCTCACCAAAGCAAATTTAGTAttcttaggcaaggaatttggtctCGAGTTAAACGaaattgataaaaagtggacCTTCGTGAATTAAATTTTACAGCATTGTATAGACCAAGAACAAGTGCCAAGTGATACAATTTTATGCGAGCCCAGTTCAGGGGAAAGTGTAGCTAGTAGAAATACAGAGTTAGAATTAACACTATCCAAGTTAAGACTGGCAGAGCAAGAGGCCAGAGTAGCAGAACAAAATGCTTAAGTGGAAGAGCAAAGGCATGAAAATGAGGCGGCAAGAATAGTACCACCTACTGGCGACTCAAACCTCAGGTTGTCTGATAAAAAACATAACTTACCTGAATTTTCAGATTCAGACCCTAAaagatttttcaaccattttcagagactagccatgtccatgaactggccaagggaagaCTGGGTGAAAATCTTGCAGGGGCGGCTTAGgggaaagcacaagatatttttataaacatgcctgatgacgagagttttgaatatgataaagtcagggagcgAATTttaagggcatatgaaattactcctgaagctcaccgccaagcttatcacaaccttaggcctactcacaaccaaccgctcactgaatttgctaatgatcaaattagattgtttgataaatggattcgctcggcgaaagtcgaaacatacgaggcactaaAGAATGTAGTTTTAATCTAAATGATCTCCGgcaacacactggaagagatctccagcaacacacttagagaggtctccagcaaaacattggctgacgtctccagcaacacactggcaggggtctccagcaacaaacatgcagaggtctccagcaacactctggcagaggtctccagcaacacgttggcagaggtctccagcaacacggtggcagtggtatccagcaacacactggcagagatctccagcaacacactggaagagatctccagcaaaacgctgccaggggtctccagcaacacacttgcagaggtgtccagaaacacactggcagaggtctccagctatTCACTTGccgaggtctctagcaacacactggctgaggtctccagcaacacactgtcaaaGGTGTCTTTCAacgcactggcagaggtctccagcaacacactgtcagagatatccagcaacacactagcagaggtctccagcaacacactggcagtggtctccagcaacacactgccagtggtctccagccccacacttACAGAGATCACCAGCAATACActtgcagagatctccagcaacacactggcagtgatctccagaaacacactggcagaggtatccagcaacacactggcaaacgTCTCCAGCAACtccctggcagaggtctccagcaacacactgagagAGGTCTCCAGCTATACACTGgccgaggtctccagcaacacaccggcAGGGGTCACcaacaaaacactggcagggggtctccagcaacacgctggcaggggtcaccagcaacacactggcaaaggtctccaacaacactccGGCAAgcgactccagcaacacactggaaggggtctccagcaacacactggcagaggtctccagcaacacactggccttggtcaccaggaacacactggctgaggtatttagcaacacactggcagaggtctccagcaacacactgagagAGGTCTCCAGCTATACACTGgccgaagtctccagcaacacactggcaggggtcaccaacaacatactggcaggggtctccagcaacacgctggcaggggtctccagcaacacactgccagacgtctccagccccacacttacagagatctccagcaacacacttgcaaagatctccagcaacacatttgcCGAAGTCACCAGGAACACACTGGATGAGGTATTTAGCAACAAACTGGCTGAGGTatttagcaacacactggcagaggtttccagcaacacactggcagaggtctccagcaacacactggccgaggtcaccaggaacacactggctgaggtatttagcaacacactggcagaggtctccagcaacacgctggcagaagtctccagcaacacactggcagaggtctccaacaacactccagcaggtgtctccagcaacacactggaaggggtctccagacacactggcagaggtccctAGCAACACGctagcagtggtctccagcaacacactggaaaagATCTCTAGCAAAAAGCTGGCAGTGGTatcctgcaacacactggcagagatctccagcaacacactggaagagatctccagcaacacactggaagatatctccagcaacacactggaggaagtcaccaggaacacactggcagaggtctccaacaacactccagcaggcgtctccagcaacacactggaaggggtctccagcaacacactggcagaggtctccaacaacacactggcagagatcaccagcaacacactggtagaggtctctagcaacacgctggcagtggtctccagcaacacactggcagaggtatccagcaatacactgaaaaaagtctccagcaacacactggcaggggtcaccaacaacatact
Above is a window of Procambarus clarkii isolate CNS0578487 chromosome 11, FALCON_Pclarkii_2.0, whole genome shotgun sequence DNA encoding:
- the LOC123758201 gene encoding uncharacterized protein: MDLQEFCGSAQPMHLRGFAGSGQTVRKWLSFFPNAYFSLYVGEQPVNRPLDVLTAIPKERLLLESAAPVIIEAGTTPLISPVYVGDVGIYIAQWLNVDIALLAEVTTANGRRLFKPVQKKQ